CGCCACCATAAACATAATATTGCCGACGACGCTGACCATCGACTTTTCTGAACACCTGTTCTGCCAATCGGTCGCCGGCCATAGCAACCGGTACGGGGATTTGCTTTAAATTAGTTTGTAATCCCAAGAGCTGCCGATAGAGTTTTTTAGCGGCAGCATCATGGTCTAACCAATGCTGAACTAGCTTCCTTTCCTCTACCGTTACTTCGTTATCAATATAGGCGCTAATTAAATCGAAACGATGAGCTTCTTCGTTATCCTCATCTAAGAATAAAATATCCTCGGTTGCGGGGTTGGAATCGCCCTCATCGTGACGTAACAAAGACTTGATCCATTGAACGTCTTCGGGTTGATAATTATTCATGGTTGACCTCGACCAGAAGC
This portion of the Microcystis aeruginosa NIES-2549 genome encodes:
- a CDS encoding anti-sigma factor family protein translates to MNNYQPEDVQWIKSLLRHDEGDSNPATEDILFLDEDNEEAHRFDLISAYIDNEVTVEERKLVQHWLDHDAAAKKLYRQLLGLQTNLKQIPVPVAMAGDRLAEQVFRKVDGQRRRQYYVYGGAIFTAMAIAVSSYFISGRNDPLSQMASGPGSISQEGDHLMIALNHPIMEIPTTEQPKENGQR